A stretch of Xenopus laevis strain J_2021 chromosome 8S, Xenopus_laevis_v10.1, whole genome shotgun sequence DNA encodes these proteins:
- the elk1.S gene encoding ELK1, member of ETS oncogene family S homeolog isoform X2, with protein sequence MDPAGTLWQFLLQLLEEQTHQHLISWTSNDGEFKLLDAEEVARLWGLRKNKTNMNYDKLSRALRYYYDKNIIKKVSGQKFVYKFVCYPDPGSSEVPKDDGKYKENVSEANQSPKSADSSSFVPKMVRSSSKTSRNEYMRSGLYSTFTIQSLQVPPAGQPKSRNLEAPPFTEEPPRLQVKGHSTDVSEYEAVEQNSEALSVEVNIHSSKELQLQVTVDPPTPDIKVEVAVEDPIAGGESLSESSLFPTVLSELKVPSQEPLVTQEILVVIDSPEDVKMNSELTGREKEDSPSPPSSVEGQLVKGKKPKDLELPYSAVIGQEKMNTAMNSLLPPGSASSSVITSHSLTPLLLTPGSLPPSIHFWSTLSPIAPRSPAKLSFQFPTNGNNQIHVPTLSVDGLSTPVVLSPGLQKP encoded by the exons ATGGACCCCGCTGGGACCCTGTGGCAGTTCCTCCTGCAGTTGCTGGAAGAGCAGACCCACCAGCACCTCATCTCCTGGACGTCCAACGACGGCGAGTTCAAGCTCCTGGACGCAGAAGAAGTGGCGCGACTGTGGGGTCTCCGCAAGAACAAGACCAACATGAACTACGACAAGCTCAGCCGAGCCCTCAGATATTATTATGACAAG AACATTATCAAGAAGGTGAGTGGGCAGAAGTTTGTATACAAGTTTGTTTGTTACCCGGATCCCGGCAGCAGCGAGGTCCCTAAAGATGATGGAAAATACAAGGAGAATGTTAGCGAGGCCAACCAGTCCCCCAAATCAGCAGACAGCTCCTCCTTTGTCCCCAAGATGGTACGAAGTAGCTCTAAGACAAGTCGCAATGAGTACATGCGCTCCGGCCTCTACTCCACCTTCACCATCCAGTCGCTGCAAGTGCCACCTGCAGGCCAGCCCAAGAGTAGAAACCTGGAAGCCCCTCCTTTTACTGAAGAACCCCCCCGACTGCAGGTGAAAGGGCATAGTACAGATGTATCGGAGTATGAAGCTGTGGAGCAGAACAGCGAAGCTCTGTCTGTAGAAGTGAATATTCACAGCTCTAAGGAGCTCCAGTTACAA GTGACGGTGGACCCCCCCACACCTGATATTAAGGTGGAGGTGGCAGTAGAGGACCCTATTGCTGGAGGCGAGAGCCTCTCAGAATCTTCCTTGTTCCCCACGGTTCTGTCAGAGCTGAAGGTTCCAAGTCAAGAGCCACTGGTGACCCAGGAGATTTTGGTTGTGATCGACTCACCAGAGGATGTTAAGATGAATAGTGAGCTGACTGGACGAGAGAAGGAGGACTCACCCTCCCCGCCGTCTTCTGTTGAGGGGCAGTTGGTGAAAGGGAAGAAGCCAAAAGACTTGGAGCTGCCATACTCTGCTGTGATTGGCCAGGAAAAGATGAACACTGCAATGAACTCCCTTCTGCCCCCAGGGAGCGCTTCTTCTTCTGTCATCACCTCCCATTCCCTG ACTCCCCTTCTGCTCACCCCAGGGTCTCTCCCACCTTCAATACATTTCTGGAGTACCCTCAGCCCTATAGCCCCCCGCAGTCCAGCCAAGCTCTCCTTCCAG TTCCCAACCAATGGCAACAACCAAATTCATGTCCCAACGCTGAGTGTTGATGGACTCTCGACTCCCGTCGTCCTCTCTCCTGGACTTCAAAAGCCATAA
- the elk1.S gene encoding ELK1, member of ETS oncogene family S homeolog isoform X1, which yields MTAVMDPAGTLWQFLLQLLEEQTHQHLISWTSNDGEFKLLDAEEVARLWGLRKNKTNMNYDKLSRALRYYYDKNIIKKVSGQKFVYKFVCYPDPGSSEVPKDDGKYKENVSEANQSPKSADSSSFVPKMVRSSSKTSRNEYMRSGLYSTFTIQSLQVPPAGQPKSRNLEAPPFTEEPPRLQVKGHSTDVSEYEAVEQNSEALSVEVNIHSSKELQLQVTVDPPTPDIKVEVAVEDPIAGGESLSESSLFPTVLSELKVPSQEPLVTQEILVVIDSPEDVKMNSELTGREKEDSPSPPSSVEGQLVKGKKPKDLELPYSAVIGQEKMNTAMNSLLPPGSASSSVITSHSLTPLLLTPGSLPPSIHFWSTLSPIAPRSPAKLSFQFPTNGNNQIHVPTLSVDGLSTPVVLSPGLQKP from the exons ATGACAGCAG TCATGGACCCCGCTGGGACCCTGTGGCAGTTCCTCCTGCAGTTGCTGGAAGAGCAGACCCACCAGCACCTCATCTCCTGGACGTCCAACGACGGCGAGTTCAAGCTCCTGGACGCAGAAGAAGTGGCGCGACTGTGGGGTCTCCGCAAGAACAAGACCAACATGAACTACGACAAGCTCAGCCGAGCCCTCAGATATTATTATGACAAG AACATTATCAAGAAGGTGAGTGGGCAGAAGTTTGTATACAAGTTTGTTTGTTACCCGGATCCCGGCAGCAGCGAGGTCCCTAAAGATGATGGAAAATACAAGGAGAATGTTAGCGAGGCCAACCAGTCCCCCAAATCAGCAGACAGCTCCTCCTTTGTCCCCAAGATGGTACGAAGTAGCTCTAAGACAAGTCGCAATGAGTACATGCGCTCCGGCCTCTACTCCACCTTCACCATCCAGTCGCTGCAAGTGCCACCTGCAGGCCAGCCCAAGAGTAGAAACCTGGAAGCCCCTCCTTTTACTGAAGAACCCCCCCGACTGCAGGTGAAAGGGCATAGTACAGATGTATCGGAGTATGAAGCTGTGGAGCAGAACAGCGAAGCTCTGTCTGTAGAAGTGAATATTCACAGCTCTAAGGAGCTCCAGTTACAA GTGACGGTGGACCCCCCCACACCTGATATTAAGGTGGAGGTGGCAGTAGAGGACCCTATTGCTGGAGGCGAGAGCCTCTCAGAATCTTCCTTGTTCCCCACGGTTCTGTCAGAGCTGAAGGTTCCAAGTCAAGAGCCACTGGTGACCCAGGAGATTTTGGTTGTGATCGACTCACCAGAGGATGTTAAGATGAATAGTGAGCTGACTGGACGAGAGAAGGAGGACTCACCCTCCCCGCCGTCTTCTGTTGAGGGGCAGTTGGTGAAAGGGAAGAAGCCAAAAGACTTGGAGCTGCCATACTCTGCTGTGATTGGCCAGGAAAAGATGAACACTGCAATGAACTCCCTTCTGCCCCCAGGGAGCGCTTCTTCTTCTGTCATCACCTCCCATTCCCTG ACTCCCCTTCTGCTCACCCCAGGGTCTCTCCCACCTTCAATACATTTCTGGAGTACCCTCAGCCCTATAGCCCCCCGCAGTCCAGCCAAGCTCTCCTTCCAG TTCCCAACCAATGGCAACAACCAAATTCATGTCCCAACGCTGAGTGTTGATGGACTCTCGACTCCCGTCGTCCTCTCTCCTGGACTTCAAAAGCCATAA